The DNA segment TATACCTATATTACTCTACACACAAccactcctctctttctctctctctctctctcttccttttgtCGATCTCTCTCTCTGTACATCTCCTTCTAGCCCTCGTTGCAATGGCGGGCGCGGCCGTGGCGTCGCCCCTTTGCACGTGGATTGTCGCGGCGGCGTGCATGTCCTCCTCCGCCGCTTCCGACCAGGCGCCCCCCCCCAAGTCGGGCCGGAGGTGGACGACGATGGCGGCCCCCACCCGCGGCGGCCGCGCCCACCCCAGGCGGCGGCTGATCTCCGCCAACAGCAACTCCGGGATCCAAGGCATCGTGAGTGCCTGCCTCGCCTTCGAACCCTGCGCCGACTTCCGCGGCGCCGTCGCGTCGCCTCTCTTCGGCGACGGCGGCCTCTCGTCTCTCTTTGGGCTGTGGAACGCGGAGGCCCACCGATGGCGGCGGAGAACCGCCCGCTCCCGCGCTGTCTCTGGTAGTGTGCAATCGGCAAAACCCCGTTTCGGTGTCTTCTTTCTGATTTATCGATTTGTTTATTGGTAACTAAACCCTGATTCATCTCGATGTCTTTTTCCCTAACCCGCTGTTGTTGTCCGTCGGATAAATCTTGACTCTATTGATCTGTTGGATATGTTTTCCTAATCTCTGTATTCTCGTTTACGAGATCTAGGTTTGTGATTAGTTGTTGTGCATGGAGATTTGGGTTCAAGATTGTGGTGTCACATTGCTTGCATGAAGAATCCTTTGCTGCTTAAGAATCCTAGTTTAAGATCTGTTTCCTTGGTTTGTTGTGGATGGCATGTGGAGCCACACTTAAGTATCTCCTTTGGTTGGCTTGGCGCACTCAGTTTATTTGCACCTCGTCCTTGATGACCCAATGTTCCTTTTGGTACCAATGTCTTCTAGCAATATTGTTTCCTTCATTTTGGTTTTATGACGATGGGCGGGGGGTTGCTTTATGTCCAGATCATGGAAAACTAAAATCTTTTGTTGCATATTGATGAGTCGCATCACATATGGATCTTCTTACAAAGTGATGAGTGATTCTCGTCTATGGAAATTTCTGTGTTTTCACTAATATGGTTTGTGGACAACAGGAAAAGTGATGGCAGTCGCCTTGGAGCCAACTAAGGAACTtacagagaagaagaaaaggcatATAAAAAAGAGGAGGGTTGTTGTGACTGGCATGGGAGTGGTTACTCCTCTAGGACATGATCCGGATGTCTTCTACAACAATCTCCTTGAGGGTGTCAGTGGCATAAGTGAGATTGAAACGTTCGACTGCTCCAGTTTTCCAACGGTATATTATTTTGCTGAGCAACTTGCTATTGATGTTTGGAGATAATAAAAAATCCATTTTAATCTCTTTATGAACTACTCTTGATGAATGGGTTGGCCTGTGGGTTCAGTTTAATATGGCAAGAATTCTTTTTTTATTAGAGTTCCTAATAACAGGCTCTTTTGTAGAGAATTGCAGGGGAAATTAAATCTTTCTCGGCAGATGGGTGGGTGGCACCGAAACTGTCAAAGCGGATGGACAAGTTCATGCTCTATTTACTGACTGCTGGCAAAAAAGCATTGGAAGATGGTGGGGTCACAGAAGAAGTCATGAGCCAGTTTGAGAAAACAAGATGCGGTGTGCTGATTGGGTCTGCAATGGGTGGGATGAAGGTACATGTTCTCCTCAGCATATATCTGAATAGATAAGCTCCAAAAATTAGCACAAGCCACATAGTGAAACTTGGCACTTCAATGAAGTTGTTTACATTTAGTATTGTTCTTTTACATTCCATTGGCTTTCCATATTTTGTCAGTTTTATGCTTATCATAATGCTTCATATCGTAGGTGTTTAATGATGCAATTGAAGCTTTGAGAGTGTCATACAAGAAGATGAATCCCTTCTGTGTACCCTTTGCAACCACGAATATGGGATCTGCAATGCTTGCAATGGATCTGGTCTGCCAAATGACATA comes from the Musa acuminata AAA Group cultivar baxijiao chromosome BXJ1-10, Cavendish_Baxijiao_AAA, whole genome shotgun sequence genome and includes:
- the LOC103968502 gene encoding 3-oxoacyl-[acyl-carrier-protein] synthase II, chloroplastic — protein: MAGAAVASPLCTWIVAAACMSSSAASDQAPPPKSGRRWTTMAAPTRGGRAHPRRRLISANSNSGIQGIVSACLAFEPCADFRGAVASPLFGDGGLSSLFGLWNAEAHRWRRRTARSRAVSGKVMAVALEPTKELTEKKKRHIKKRRVVVTGMGVVTPLGHDPDVFYNNLLEGVSGISEIETFDCSSFPTRIAGEIKSFSADGWVAPKLSKRMDKFMLYLLTAGKKALEDGGVTEEVMSQFEKTRCGVLIGSAMGGMKVFNDAIEALRVSYKKMNPFCVPFATTNMGSAMLAMDLGWMGPNYSISTACATSNFCILNAAHHIIRGEADVMLCGGSDAAVIPIGLGGFVACRSLSQRNNDPTKASRPWDVDRDGFVMGEGAGVLLLEELDHAKQRGAEIYAEFLGGSFTCDAYHMTEPHPEGTGIVLCIEKALSESGVSREDVNYVNAHATSTLSGDLKEYQALMCCFGKNPELRVNSTKSMTGHLLGAAGAVEAVAVVQAIRTRWVHPNINLDNPEKSVDVNLLVGSKKERLDVKVAVSNSFGFGGHNSSILLAPYK